In Toxoplasma gondii ME49 chromosome VIII, whole genome shotgun sequence, a single genomic region encodes these proteins:
- a CDS encoding FFD and TFG box motifs protein (encoded by transcript TGME49_269650) — protein sequence MAAAPLGSATAAGSDAAGTPDVGPGAELPYLGSRISLISNTEIRYEGILDSINAEQATVALRMVRSLGTEGRRHPDDIPPSPQVYDYIVFKGSDIKDLTVCSEPDPSLVSHLSAFPPDPAIVSMSGPSGNGHGFTSPAPALSDPLYMDSSSGALGSARRHEGVSSPSLMGATPHGLLPLNAPSSLPNAGILGVPGGLPSPFAGNASPLLSAEPHPAPLVGPDAGFPVYPAGGTGCAGEVEASFLGNASAQPSSPPSQHAGRGPGLQYALNEEDILHARDEGLVPFSGSNYGRGRGAGGYNRGPKNAQHRGYYSAGGPGRGGYYGMRKNGYYGAPGGPEQGRRGYHQRNPIGELKSHPNEQLKSETAQDFDFEKMNKQFAKPTSLPPTERTDEKGRGVECGEELGGEKKKPYDKNESFFDSISCEALDKQQGREERFDRQKQRELDVSTFGSQAAHYRPLQGWGGPGRGRRGGRGGRRGRGGRGRGGRGGDEM from the exons ATGGCGGCCGCACCGCTAGGATCTGCGACCGCTGCTGGCAGCGACGCTGCAGGCACCCCAGACGTCGGCCCTGGGGCAGAACTGCCCTACTTAGGCAGTCGAATTTCTCTCATTTCCAACACGGAAATCCGTTACGAAG GTATTCTGGACTCCATCAATGCGGAGCAAGCCACGGTGGCCCTCCGCATGGTGCGGTCCCTGGGGAcggaaggaaggagacatcCAGACGACATCCCGCCGTCTCCGCAAGTCTACGACTACATCGTGTTCAAAG GATCGGACATCAAGGACTTGACTGTTTGCTCGGAGCCGGATCCGTCGCTGGTTAGTCACCTGAGCGCGTTTCCCCCTGACCCTGCCATTGTTTCCATGTCTGGGCCGTCTGGCAATGGACACGGCTTCACGTCTCCCGCACCGGCACTGTCGGATCCGCTTTACATGGACTCTTCCTCGGGGGCGTTGGGCTCTGCCCGCCGCCACgaaggtgtctcctcgccctcgctgATGGGGGCGACGCCGCACGGCCTGCTGCCCCTGAATGCGCCCTCGTCGCTCCCGAATGCCGGCATTCTGGGAGTCCCTGGCGGTCTGCCGTCGCCCTTCGCTGGGAACGCCTCGCCCCTGTTGAGCGCGGAGCCGCACCCTGCGCCCCTGGTGGGGCCCGACGCAGGCTTCCCCGTGTATCCTGCTGGCGGGACAGGGTGCGCGGGCGAGGTCGAGGCCAGCTTCCTCGGTAACGCCAGCGCCCagccgtcttcgcctcccagCCAGCATGCGGGGCGCGGACCCGGTCTGCAGTACGCGCTGAACGAGGAGGACATCTTGCACGCAAGAGACGAGGGTTTGGTGCCCTTCTCAGGCTCGAACTATGGGCGTGGCCGCGGCGCCGGAGGCTACAACCGTGGCCCGAAAAATGCGCAGCACCGGGGCTACTACAGCGCCGGCGGCCCTGGGCGCGGCGGGTATTACGGCATGCGCAAGAACGGGTACTACGGGGCCCCCGGCGGACCCGAACAGGGCCGCAGGGGCTACCACCAGAGAAACCCCATCGGCGAACTCAAGAGCCACCCGAACGAACAGCTGAAGAGCGAAACCGCTCAGGACTTCGACTTTGAAAAAATGAACAAACAATTTGCGAAACCCA CTTCGCTGCCACCGACGGAGAGGACCGATGAGAAGGGCCGGGGCGTCGAGTGCGGTGAGGAGTTGGGgggtgagaagaagaagccgtACGACAAAAATGAGTCGTTCTTCGATTCGATTTCTTGTGAAGCGCTGGACAAACAACAGGGTCGCGAGGAGCGGTTCGATCGACAGAAGCAAAGGGAGCTCGATGTGAGCACCTTCGGCTCTCAAGCTGCGCACTACCGACCCCTCCAGGGCTGGGGCGGCCCGGGGCGGGGCCGCcgcggaggcagaggcggccgcagaggtcgaggaggcagaggcagggGAGGACGCGGAGGTGACGAGATGTAA
- a CDS encoding hypothetical protein (encoded by transcript TGME49_269640) codes for MAELPGKKGALGSPSPKSRRGFDCIEAIRVFEESVATELKHLKLSQNYQMNPSHVPLITEKVNHRKSHEAEVPHLAYIDITKKVQEHLQPSIQKLSFPETSSQEVGWIVLKELEDGTEWRHDGSTSGLRRPDSEQYWHVPRRSCDITKTGELYFKQMHRNMFQKLDAAAI; via the exons ATGGCGGAATTACCAGGAAAAAAGGGAGCACTTGGCTCTCCATCTCCGAAGTCGCGTCGAGGATTCGACTGCATTGAAGCAATTCGAGTCTTCGAAGAGAGCGTGGCTACAGAGCTCAAGCACCTAAAACTGTCGCAAAACTACCAGATGAATCCATCTCATGTGCCACTCATCACAG AAAAGGTCAACCATCGCAAGAGCCATGAGGCGGAAGTCCCTCACCTAGCATACATTGATATCACTAAGAAGGTTCAAGAGCATTTGCAGCCCAGCATTCAGAAGCTCAGTTTCCCTGAAACCAGCTCACAGGAG GTTGGCTGGATCGTGCTCAAAGAACTAGAGGACGGGACGGAGTGGCGACATGACGGATCGACATCAGGCCTCCGAAGACCTGACTCCGAGCAGTACTGGCACGTCCCACGCCGGTCCTGCGACATCACTAAAACAGGAGAGCTCTACTTCAAACAAATGCACCGAAACATGTTCCAAAAGCTAGACGCAGCAGCGATTTAA
- a CDS encoding TFIIH basal transcription factor complex helicase XPB subunit (encoded by transcript TGME49_269660~Gene product name based on ToxoDB Community Expert Annotation.), with protein sequence MEPGAFPCSGTFSSEARSPFRASSPPAAKRFRRSEPDDEDWDPDTCLYEASQADRESRASRTWPAAQVPRVAPPVALRVREEGMAEKSAGKTKDARPSETAQGGVYGSLPLTADSLSLGVGGFRDFGSKLALKVDHAHRPLWVCPDGTILLETFSAANRQATELLLTMAEPICRGDFVHEFQITIFSLYAGISIGLSCEDMLLNLEKFSKNAIPEDLVVQIQKVASAFGKVKLVLNENKYYIESAEKKELDYLLSNPLIRSSAVAHRRPELAQTPQVPAAASGSSSLLKSLPSPSNDGLYVIANAPTLDASQLAFQVSERDEETDPAGLTGAGKSAEPGDTAPGAVTAVAGNLASPGASGDGDPSETRKRPREEGRETSGAEEARGKAQVPLASPHASASPTGEDGDSAKRKTMSAPTRQVFSFQVSSDRVEEVKRVSVESMHRPLLNEYDFRRDKTNKNLSSLLLKSSTKIRYYQERALRKMFSNGRARSGIIVLPCGAGKTLTGITAACTLRKSVMILTTSAVAVDQWRKQFEEYTTIDSSRLLTLTAETKQTLWPVDEAGVLVSTYTMLAFSGRRSLAAERIMQQIREREWGLLIFDEVQFAPAPAFRRINDLVKSHCRLGLTATLVREDDLIKDLQWLIGPKLFEANWIELQDQGFLARVSCQEVWCPMTADFYREYLRCSHAKQRKLWVCNPTKLMTCEWLLRYHEARGDKILVFSDNVFALLHTAKALNRPFIYGQVSAVERVAILNKFKHESTFNSLFLSKVGDNAIDIPCANVVIQISFNFASRRQEAQRLGRILRAKPQAGDEGENFNAFFYSLISKDTLEMVYADKRQQFIIDQGYAYKVIHSRDLPMQPDKLIYGDPQRQREILTDILASDDNDKTLDDDEDDPSRQVLSAVAGDRGRFFRVNSNLGDGWGGSEECQLESFGESLRGFGDAPHVQPLQGGLGRLAGDGGAAYGARPGGRGGGRSGRSGGADATSMHPLFRGLHGKK encoded by the exons ATGGAGCCTGGCGCGTTTCCTTGTTCGGGGACCTTTTCTTCAGAGGCGCGCTCCCCGTTCCGCGCGTCGAGTCCGCCTGCCGCGAAGAGGTTTCGGCGTTCAGAACCTGACGACGAAGACTGGGATCCTGACACCTGCCTCTATGAAGCCTCGCAGGCCGATCGGGAGAGTCGCGCGTCGCGGACTTGGCCGGCGGCTCAGGTTCCCCGAGTCGCCCCCCCAGTTGCTCTGAGAGTGCGAGAAGAGGGGATggcggagaagagcgcgGGCAAGACAAAGGATGCGCGGCCGAGCGAGACTGCACAAGGCGGAGTGTACGGCAGTCTGCCTCTAACCGCTGACAGCTTGAGTCTCGGAGTCGGAGGCTTCAGAGACTTCGGCTCGAAACTGGCGCTAAAAGTCGACCACGCACACCGCCCTCTCTGGGTCTGTCCCGACGGCACAATTCTCCTCGAGACTTTCTCCGCCGCCAACAGACAAGCCACCGAGCTCCTCCTGACGATGGCGGAACCGATCTGCCGCGGCGACTTCGTCCACGAGTTCCAG ATTACGATATTCTCCTTGTACGCCGGCATCAGCATTGGGCTGTCCTGCGAAGACATGCTTCTGAATTTGGAGAAGTTCAGCAAGAACGCGATTCCGGAGGACTTGGTTGTCCAGATCCAGAAAGTCGCCTCTGCGTTCGGCAAG GTCAAACTGGTGTTGAACGAGAACAAATATTACATCGAATcagctgagaagaaagagctcGACTACTTGCTTTCGAATCCCCTCATTCGGAGTTCCGCGGTGGCTCACCGGCGCCCAGAACTCGCCCAGACACCGCAGGTTCCGGCGGCTGCGTCCgggagttcttctctcttgaagtcgctgccttctcccAGCAACGACGGTCTCTACGTCATCGCGAACGCGCCGACGCTCGACGCCTCGCAGCTGGCCTTCCAGGTCTCCGAGCgcgacgaggaaacagaccCCGCTGGCCTGACAGGCGCGGGGAAAAGCGCGGAGCCAGGAGACACCGCGCCGGGTGCCGTGACCGCGGTCGCTGGGAATCTAGCCTCGCCTGGAGCCTCCGGCGACGGGGATCCGTCGGAGACGCGCAAGCGaccgcgagaggaaggccgaGAGACCTCGGGGgctgaagaagcgcgaggcaAAGCACAGGTGCCGCTGGCGTCGCCACATGCGTCGGCCAGTCCGACAggcgaggacggagacagcgcgaagCGGAAGACGATGAGCGCTCCAACTCGACAG GTTTTCTCCTTCCAAGTGAGCAGCGACCGCGTCGAGGAGGTCAAGCGCGTTTCCGTTGAGAGCATGCATCGCCCGCTGCTGAATGAATACGACTTTCGCCGAGACAAGACCAACAAAaatctctcttcgctgctcctcAAATCCAGCACCAAAATCCG GTACTACCAAGAAAGAGCGTTGCGAAAGATGTTCAGCAACGGCCGGGCTCGCTCAGGCATCATCGTTTTGCCGTGCGGCGCAGGAAAAACTTTGACAG GGATcacggctgcatgcactctccGGAAATCTGTCATGATTCTGACGACCAGCGCCGTCGCTGTCGACCAGTGGAGAAAGCAGTTCGAGGAATATACGACGATTGATTCTTCCCGGCTTCTGACTCTCactgcagagacgaagcag ACGCTCTGGCCAGTCGACGAAGCGGGTGTCCTCGTGAGCACCTACACGATGCTTGCCTTCAGCGGTCGCCGGAGTTTGGCCGCCGAGCGAATCATGCAGCAAATTCGCGAACGCGAGTGGGGCCTTTTGATTTTCGATGAAGTCCAGTTCGCTCCCGCTCCTGCCTTCCGAAGAATCAACGACCTGGTCAA AAGTCACTGTCGACTGGGTCTCACGGCAACGCTGGTCAGGGAGGACGACCTCATCAAGGACCTGCAGTGGCTGATAGGTCCGAAGCTCTTCGAGGCGAACTGGATCGAACTGCAAGACCAG gGATTtctcgcgcgcgtctcttgCCAGGAGGTCTGGTGTCCAATGACTGCGGACTTTTACCGGGAGTACTTGCGG TGTTCACACGCGAAGCAGCGCAAGCTGTGGGTCTGCAATCCGACGAAGCTGATGACTTGCGAATGGCTGTTGCGCTACCACGAGGCTCGCGGCGACAAAATTCTTGTCTTCAGCGACAATGTGTTCGCTCTGCTTCACACGGCGAAGGCGCTGAACCGCCCCTTCATCTACGGCCAAGTCAGCGCAGTTGAGAGAGTCGCGATTCTCAACAAATTCAAG CATGAGTCGACCTTCAACTCGCTGTTCCTCTCCAAAGTGGGAGACAACGCCATCGACATTCCCTGCGCAAATGTCGTCATTCAAATCTCCTTCAATTTCGCGTCGAG gagacaggaagcccAGCGTCTCGGTCGAATTCTGCGGGCGAAGCCGCAGGCGGGAGACGAGGGGGAGAACTTCAACGCCTTCTTTTACTCTCTTATCTCGAAGGATACGTTGGAGATGGTCTACGCAGACAAGAGACAACAGTTTATTATCGACCAG GGGTACGCGTACAAGGTGATTCACAGCCGGGACCTGCCGATGCAGCCCGACAAGTTGATTTACGGAGATCCgcaaagacagcgagagattTTGACAGACATTCTGGCGTCGGACGACAACGATAAGACGCtagacgacgacgaagacgacccTTCTCGGCAGGTACTCTCCGCGGTTGCTGGAGATCGGGGCCGTTTCTTCAGAGTCAATTCGAATCTGGGCGACGGCTGGGGTGGAAGCGAAGAATGTCAACTCGAGAGTTTCGGCGAAAGTCTGCGTGGATTCGGAGACGCCCCACACGTGCAGCCTCTCCAGGGAGGTTTGGGGAGACTAGCCG GCGATGGAGGCGCCGCCTACGGGGCAAGGCCCGGGGGTCGGGGCGGCGGGCGCTCTGGGCGGAGCGGTGGCGCCGACGCGACGTCGATGCATCCTCTCTTCAGAGGTCTTCACGGAAAAAAGTGA
- a CDS encoding hypothetical protein (encoded by transcript TGME49_269630) — MTCLDPSEEPHALAFSHASEESETHVLKAADQHAPRSSPSVVFTSPAGGSPRSAGDGHAETAQDKDRPSVPPLRGVWASRAARQDQAASLSAETKREDADAEAESANQPQAETEGSSTTVAAASLLSPPEACGSPGEPCSQREATETEVPPSFLTPLPSEIEEPGERGQEACRTEEAGKAPTVEADAREAGGSESPHGSPDDERREGRSSEQGEREPSSFQEDQGALSTASKTEKLAYESKLAGVSGPNNEAGEASPASPPPPSPSSPLPYLTSARPSVSGSSKVAVVGAKTLHEQAGKEGDGTKPKKLILLRRGDVAPGPCSFSVSVMKKGDNNDFAPEISTSNGQTDGARNEGTLRRVKQPEDQTENEGTGVTRPPRVEGTGKSLEEREREYNELRARIFSTSQRESPSASPGTSSPIRARLPRKNLTRSYQDHFDPEFMRSVILPPGAFHLPPGYAPDGRHAGFAWGTSPLPQHRPRVQEAQGLPCLPCEVRDRGLVARSIRSGRRRSYLRSGAAFQGGGDGPARWSADMEVRRTWDLRVDRRGFATGETRAQTEGVETPGSRPESLEEQKPAQ, encoded by the exons ATGACGTGTCTAGATCCATCAGAGGAGCCTCACGCTCTTGCGTTCTCGCATGCCTccgaggagagcgaaacgcatgTACTGAAGGCCGCAGATCAGCACGCGccccgttcttctccgtccgtCGTGTTTACGTCTCCTGCCGGAGGCTCACCACGATCAGCGGGCGATGGACATGCGGAGACGGCCCAAGACAAGGACCGGCCGTCTGTTCCGCCTCTGCGCGGCGTCTGGGCCTCCCGAGCCGCACGGCAAGACCAGGCGGCGAGTCTCagtgcagagacgaagagagaggacgcggaTGCTGAGGCGGAAAGCGCGAACCAGCCgcaagcggagacagagggatCCTCGACGACCGTGGCGGcagcgtctctcctgtctcctcccgaAGCGTGCGGCTCCCCCGGAGAGCCGTGCAGCCAAcgcgaggcgacagagacggaggtTCCACCGAGTTTCCTGACTCCGCTTCCATCGGAAATCGAAGAGCCTGGCGAGAGAGGGCAGGAGGCATGTCGAACGGAAGAGGCCGGAAAGGCCCCCACCGTCGAGGCTGACGCTCGCGAGGCCGGTGGCTCGGAGTCTCCGCATGGGTCACCCGACGAcgagcggagagagggaaggagcagcgaacagggagaaagagagccgTCGTCCTTCCAAGAGGATCAAGGAGCGTTGAGCACGGCGAGCAAAACCGAGAAGCTCGCTTATGAATCTAAGTTGGCAGGCGTCTCCGGGCCGAACAATGAAGCCGGTGAAGcctcgcctgcttctcctccgcctccttcgccttcgtctcccttgcCTTATCTCACTTCTGCCCGTCCGTCTGTGTCGGGCTCCTCCAAGGTCGCCGTCGTCGGAGCGAAGACGCTCCACGAACAGGCGGGGAAAGAGGGCGACGGCACGAAGCCTAAGAAACTGATCCTTCTGCGCAGAGGCGATGTCGCTCCCGGACCgtgttcgttttctgtcaGCGTGATGAAAAAGGGAGATAACAATGACTTCGCGCCAGAAATTTCGACCAGCAACGGACAGACTGACGGAGCACGAAACGAGGGAACACTCAGAAGGGTGAAGCAGCCAGAGGACCAGACAGAAAATGAGGGAACTGGCGTAACGCGGCCGCCGCGGGTGGAAGGCACAGGGAAGAgtctggaggagagagaacgagag TACAACGAGCTGCGCGCACGGATCTTTTCCACCTCTCAGCGGGAGTCCCCGTCGGCTTCACCCGGTACCAGTTCGCCCATTCGCGCCCGCCTGCCGCGGAAGAACTTGACTCGCTCCTACCAGGATCACTTTGATCCTGAGTTCATGCGCAGCGTCATTCTACCTCCAGGAGCTTTCCATCTGCCTCCTGGCTACGCGCCTGATGGCCGACACGCGGGCTTCGCCTGGGGCACGAGCCCCCTGCCGCAGCACCGTCCCAGGGTTCAGGAGGCCCAGGGCCTTCCTTGCCTTCCTTGCGAGGTGCGAGACCGAGGCCTCGTCGCGCGGTCTATCCGGAGCGGCCGTCGCCGGTCGTATCTGCGCTCGGGCGCGGCGTTTCAGGGGGGAGGAGACGGCCCTGCCAGATGGTCAGCGGATATGGAAGTCCGACGCACTTGGGATTTGAGGGTTGACCGCAGAGGTTTCGCCACTGGAGAGACCCGCGCCCAGACAGAAGGGGTAGAGACACCGGGCTCCCGCCCAGAGTCCctggaagagcagaaaccTGCTCAGTGA